A single window of Micrococcaceae bacterium Sec5.1 DNA harbors:
- a CDS encoding Hpt domain-containing protein: MTDEADGQVPALEPCRLQALADEMGDPTPALRFLSTYLSMLPGRLLRISNGLCQHDADASMDAVLSLKISSAMVGALETEDQCKAIESMIREEHFDYAVQALPALRQYTDRCYAAGPQLLGKARESLHPQSGKLEGQRST; encoded by the coding sequence ACGGTCAGGTTCCGGCTCTGGAACCGTGCAGGTTGCAGGCCCTGGCCGATGAAATGGGAGACCCCACCCCGGCGTTGCGTTTCCTCTCCACTTACCTTTCGATGTTGCCGGGCAGGCTCCTGAGGATCTCGAACGGCCTCTGCCAACACGACGCCGATGCCAGCATGGATGCTGTGCTGAGCCTCAAGATCTCCTCGGCAATGGTGGGCGCGCTTGAGACTGAGGACCAGTGCAAGGCCATCGAGTCGATGATCCGTGAGGAACACTTCGACTACGCCGTCCAGGCACTTCCGGCGCTCCGTCAATATACCGATCGCTGCTACGCGGCCGGACCGCAGCTGTTGGGCAAGGCCCGCGAGTCGCTTCACCCACAGTCCGGAAAGCTGGAGGGACAGCGGAGCACTTAG